The genome window TGGTCCACAGGGGAAGAACCCTGCTCGGCCTTGATAGAGATCTGAGCGAGCGTATCAGGGTAGAGTTAGAAGGAGCGGGCGTTGAGTTCCATCTGGAAACGAACGCTCTAGGGGCTGACGAGGAGGGTCTAAAAACCGATAGAGGTTACATCAAGGGCAGGCTGAAGGTCTGTGCCTTCGGCATAGTGCCGAACAGGGAGCTCGCCCTAAAGAGCGGCATCCACGCCGGCAGGGGGATACTCATAGACGACCGCTTTAGAACCTCCGCGCGGGATGTCTACGCGATAGGTGACTGTGCCGAGCACGGTGGCGTCGTTGGGGGAACAGCAAAGGCCGCCGTGGGGCAGGCAAAGGTTCTCGCCAACCTCCTGAGGGGCGCTGACGACCGCTATGACTTCTCTTTCAGGTCGGCCTTCTTCAAGTTCGCCGACTTCGGTGTGGCGATTATCGGAAAAACGAAAGGGCCTGGGAGCTGGCTCGGGGAGGATACGAAGGTCTTCTACGAAGGGGAAAGCCCCGTCGGGGCCGTTGTCCTCGGTAATGTAAAGAAAGCGTTCAGGCTCGAAAAAGCCATCAAAGAGGGACTGCCTATTGACTGAAGTGCAGATTTCGTCAAACCTTTGGTTTGGAAAATCGTTATATACTCCAAACCCGAAGATGTTAGTGCAGCACCGTTTGTTGGTGATATCGTATGGTAGTGGAAAGAAAAATGACCCGGAAGTTTCTGGAGGATGCCTTCGCCGGCGAGAGCATGGCCCACATGAAGTACCTGATTTTTGCCGAACAGGCAGAGAAAGAGGGATACCCCAACATAGCCAAGCTCTTCAGGGCCATAGCCCACGCCGAGTTTATCCATGCCAAGAACCATTTCATAGCCCTCGGCAAGCTTGGAAGTACTCCGGAGAACCTTCAGGCCGGTATAGACGGCGAAACCTACGAGGTCGAGGAGATGTACCCGGTCTTTAAGAACACCGCCGAGTTCCAGGGGGAGAAGGACGCCATTAGGACGACGCACTACGCCCTGGAGGCCGAGAAGATACACGCCGAGCTGTACGCCAAGGCCAAGGAAAAGGCCGAGAGCGGGAAGGATATCGAAGTAAAGAAGGTCTACATCTGCCCGGTTTGCGGCTACACTGCAGTTGATGAAGCCCCCGAGTACTGCCCGGTGTGCGGTGCCCCCAGGGATAAGTTCGTGGTCTTTGAGTAAATCTTTCGCTTTTCCATTTCTCAGGTTTGAGGCGCAAACCTTATAAGGGCGAACTAATAACATCAGGATGGTGAAAGAGATGGCGAAATGGAAGTGTATAGTCTGCGGCTACATATACGATGAGGATGAGGGTGACGAGGACGCCGGGATTGCCCCGGGAACCAGGTTTGAAGACCTCCCCGAAGACTGGGTCTGCCCGCTCTGCGGCGCTCCCAGGGACATGTTTGAAAAGATAGAGTGAGGTGGTTGAGATGCTTAGCGGAACCATAAAGAGTGGAGACTGGAAGGGGGAGAAGCACGTCCCCGTTATAGAGTACGAGAAGGACGGCGACCTCGTGAAGGTCGGGGTCAGCGTTGGAAAGGAGATACCGCACCCGAACACATCCGAGCACCACATAGCCTGGATAGAGCTCTACTTCCACCCCGAGGGGGAGAACTTCCCGGTTCTCGTCGGCAGGGTTGCCTTCACCAACCACGGCGACCCGCTGACCGAGCCGAGGGCGGTCTTCTTCTTCAGGACTGCCAAGAAGGGCAAGCTCTACGCGCTCAGCTACTGCAACATTCACGGCCTCTGGGAGAACGAGGTCGCGCTCGAGTGACTTCCACGCCCCAACCCCTTCTTTTTTAGTGGCCGAGAGCCGGCCGGAAGGTTTATCTATGGTGACGTACTAAATTCTTTCGTTTGAACTGTTTAAGGTGCTGAGAAAGATGCCCGAGATGTGGTATAAAATCGTGATGAGCTCCACTGGGATGCTGATATTCTGCGGTATTTTCCTTGCATGGATGATCCTGCGCAAGATTGAAAAACATCGGGGCGATGCGAGGAGTCCCTACCCCACCGTTATGTTGCTCGGGGGACTTCTGACTTCCCTGGGATTTGCATGGGGGGTTCTCGGTAGCGGCGGGATGACGACTGCAGTGCTCTCTCTTATTCTGATCGGACCTGCGATGATTGGGTATGCACTCGCCAACGTTGGTGTCGAGGGGATAACCGGAAGGCTCATGATTCAAAGCGTCCTGACACTCTTGAGCCTCTTTCTGGCGGGGAACTACTCGACAGTTGCCGTTGATGTGGCCTACGCCGGCCCCTTCCTGGCTCTCCTTCTCCTAATGAACGCCCACATGATGATTGAGGGAGGACTTCGGAGACATCTACTAGTGCTCTCCTCATGGCTCATCGTCCTGTTCTCCTGGACCCGGTACGCTCTGAACGATACCTATGGGATACTAAAGGCCACGATAGTGCTGCCATATGTTGCCGCGGTGCTCCTCTGGGTCGGCGTTCTCACGGTGACATACTTCAAATTATCCTCAAACTATCCCACATTACACATAACCGCCCAGGAAGGCTTATAACCGGACACTTCAAACCCACCACTGGTGAGAAAAATGAAGGTTTACATGCCAGACAGAGAATGGCCGGAGCACTACCGGGTGGTTCTGGACGAGCTCGCCAAAATAACCGACCCCGTCACGGGAGGGGATATCCTGGACTCTGGAGTTGTTGCAGGGCTTGAAGTGGGGGACGATACCCTGAAGGTGTGGCTCAACTTCGAGAGCCACGCGGAGTACAACATAACCGGTGCAAGCGCCATAGCCTACTCGAAGATAATCGGGGACATCATCGAGCGCTTCGCCCTCGTGAAGTTCCAGAACGTCTACGTCTACGACCTCAAGAACAACCCCGTTGGAGTGTTTGAGAACAAAAAGGGATACGCTATCGAGGACATCAGCACCGAGAGGGTCTGAGATTTGGGCCTCTTTGACGTTTTTACGCGGAAACAGCCACTATCCGGGCCAAGGGAAGACCTGCCCCCCGACGTCAAAAATGTGGTTCAGATCCTACGGAAGGTGAAAGACCCGGAGACTGGGCTGGATATAGTGGATGAAGGACTTCTTTACGGCATCACGGTCGAGGGGCGGAGTGTCGAGCTGTTTCTTCTGATGGCCCGATCAACACCCGAGTGCCACTTCTGCCAGATGCTGGCTATAAACTTGCAGAACAAGATTCTAAGTGATATAGTTGAAGTTCTGAAGCAGGAAGGGTTTAATAAGATAAAGATTTACAATGAAATTGGTCTGTTGCTTGCGGAGGGATGAGTTATGGTTCGACAGGAAATTGATGAGGGACTTCCCATCGAGAAGGTCAGGGATTTCTCGCTTGAGGAGCTCCTCGGAATGGCCATCAAGGCGGAAGTCGGGGCGAGAAAGTTCTATGAGAGCCTCGCCGAGAGGATAGAGATCCAGGCCCTAAAGGACAAGATAGTGTGGCTTGCCGGGGAGGAGGGCAAGCACGAGGCGCTGCTCAGGAAGATGTACGAGTCGATGTTTCCAGGGAAGGAGGTTATCTATCCGGAGGAACACATAGGGCCCGAGCTCCAGCCCGTGGCGAGGGAGCTCCACGGCGCGGAGGATATCCTGGAGCTTATTCGCTGGGCCATTAGAGCGGAGGATATAGCGGCCAAATTCTACGCCGAAATCGAGAACCTGGTCGATACCGATGACAAAAAGAGGCTGATGCGCTACCTCAGCGACATGGAGAAGGGCCATTACTACACCCTGAAGGCCGAGTACGAGCTCCTTCTCGACTGGGAGATGTACAGCCAGATGATGCACGTCGGACCTTGATAAGAACTCGAAAATAGGAAGGAGCAGATCAAAGCTCTACCCTGATCCCAGTCTCCTCCTCAACCTCGTCAAAACCTTCCTTCATGTACTTGCCGAGCTCTTCATCAACTTCAAGGAGCGCCGCGAGGAACTCTCCAACGTGCTCCTTCTCCTCGTTGGCGACGTCGTAGAAGATGTGCTTTATCCTCTCATCTTCAACAAGCTCGGCCAGCTGCTCGTAGAAGCTTATGGCGTCGAGCTCGGCCTCGATGGCCCAGCGGAGAGCCTGGGCGATTTCCCTCTTCGAGAGGGGTCTATCCTTCGGCAACTCAAACGGGTATTTTGCAAGCATGGGGCACCACCACATTCACTCTCAAATAGCTGGAATAAAAGAAAACACCTCTCGCAGGGCTTCAGTCCACCTCCAGGCTGAAGTCCTGGTAGTCCATCCAGATGCCGGTCTTCATGACGGAATCATACTGGGCCTTCAGGAGCTCGTAGTGAGCCTTCTCGATTTTTGCCAGCTCCTCAAACACGCGCCTGACGTCATCGTGCTCCGCCCCGCTCGCGGCCTTCTCGTAGAACTCCCACGTCTTCTTCTCCTGCTCCATGCCTATCCTAACGGCATCGACCTCGCTCAGGTTTTCGTTTTCGACCTCAATAAGAAGCGCCTCAAGGAGCTCGCGGTTCACGGCGGGGAGCTCGCACTCCTCTATAAGCTTCTCGACGAACTTTTCCTCGAACAGCTCCCAGTGGCCGGCCTCCTCCATAGCAAGGAAGAGGAAC of Thermococcus sp. JdF3 contains these proteins:
- a CDS encoding NAD(P)/FAD-dependent oxidoreductase, producing MQLVIVGNGPGGVELAKRLAGEFNVTVVEKENIPHYSKPLLSHHIAGFISEEKLFPYSREWYEERGINLLLGTEAKLVDRLRKVLVTDKGEIPYDALVIATGARARELEVPGKEHILTLRTLNDAKLIKERLEEEGEITILGGGFIALELAGNLAKAGYTVRLVHRGRTLLGLDRDLSERIRVELEGAGVEFHLETNALGADEEGLKTDRGYIKGRLKVCAFGIVPNRELALKSGIHAGRGILIDDRFRTSARDVYAIGDCAEHGGVVGGTAKAAVGQAKVLANLLRGADDRYDFSFRSAFFKFADFGVAIIGKTKGPGSWLGEDTKVFYEGESPVGAVVLGNVKKAFRLEKAIKEGLPID
- a CDS encoding rubrerythrin family protein is translated as MVVERKMTRKFLEDAFAGESMAHMKYLIFAEQAEKEGYPNIAKLFRAIAHAEFIHAKNHFIALGKLGSTPENLQAGIDGETYEVEEMYPVFKNTAEFQGEKDAIRTTHYALEAEKIHAELYAKAKEKAESGKDIEVKKVYICPVCGYTAVDEAPEYCPVCGAPRDKFVVFE
- the rd gene encoding rubredoxin, whose product is MAKWKCIVCGYIYDEDEGDEDAGIAPGTRFEDLPEDWVCPLCGAPRDMFEKIE
- a CDS encoding class II SORL domain-containing protein, whose product is MLSGTIKSGDWKGEKHVPVIEYEKDGDLVKVGVSVGKEIPHPNTSEHHIAWIELYFHPEGENFPVLVGRVAFTNHGDPLTEPRAVFFFRTAKKGKLYALSYCNIHGLWENEVALE
- a CDS encoding iron-sulfur cluster assembly protein, whose protein sequence is MKVYMPDREWPEHYRVVLDELAKITDPVTGGDILDSGVVAGLEVGDDTLKVWLNFESHAEYNITGASAIAYSKIIGDIIERFALVKFQNVYVYDLKNNPVGVFENKKGYAIEDISTERV
- a CDS encoding iron-sulfur cluster assembly protein, with the translated sequence MGLFDVFTRKQPLSGPREDLPPDVKNVVQILRKVKDPETGLDIVDEGLLYGITVEGRSVELFLLMARSTPECHFCQMLAINLQNKILSDIVEVLKQEGFNKIKIYNEIGLLLAEG
- a CDS encoding ferritin family protein, which gives rise to MVRQEIDEGLPIEKVRDFSLEELLGMAIKAEVGARKFYESLAERIEIQALKDKIVWLAGEEGKHEALLRKMYESMFPGKEVIYPEEHIGPELQPVARELHGAEDILELIRWAIRAEDIAAKFYAEIENLVDTDDKKRLMRYLSDMEKGHYYTLKAEYELLLDWEMYSQMMHVGP
- a CDS encoding ferritin family protein; translated protein: MLAKYPFELPKDRPLSKREIAQALRWAIEAELDAISFYEQLAELVEDERIKHIFYDVANEEKEHVGEFLAALLEVDEELGKYMKEGFDEVEEETGIRVEL
- a CDS encoding ferritin family protein, producing the protein MDELEALALALEVEKAELKFYLNLARKAGDEKAKRMFLFLAMEEAGHWELFEEKFVEKLIEECELPAVNRELLEALLIEVENENLSEVDAVRIGMEQEKKTWEFYEKAASGAEHDDVRRVFEELAKIEKAHYELLKAQYDSVMKTGIWMDYQDFSLEVD